The genomic region CAAGCTCAAAAAAATGCTGATTTTGTGGTAATTTCGTTTCATGGTGGGGCGGAAGGAACAGGCGCGTTAAATGTTAGGAATAAAACCGAATATTTCTATGGAGAAAATCGCGGAAATTTAGTGTTATTTACTCATAGTATGATTGATGCGGGGGCTGATTTAGTCTTGGGACATGGCCCCCACGTTACGAGGGCGTTAGAATTGTATAAGGGGAAATTAATTGCTTATTCGTTAGGGAATTTTATGGGATATCGAACTTTATCAACGGCTGGAGAGTTAGGATATTCGTTAATTTTAGAAGCGAAAGTTAATCCGAAAGGTGATTTTATGGGCGGAAAAATTATTCCTGTTCAATTAGATTCTCAAGGGGTTCCTAATTTAGATAATCATTCTAAAAGTATTAAGTTAATTCGCAATCTCATTCAACAAGATTTCCCCAAAACCCCTTTGAAAATTGATAATCAAGGCAAAATTTTGATCAAAAAACCTTAAATATAGCAATCCTATTTGAGTTGTATCCAAAATCTCGGTTCAAAAGGGAACAGGGAACAGGGAACAGGGAACAGGAATAATAATTCTGGCTGTTTCATATCAGTTTTAAATTATTACAACCTATTTGGGATTGCTATATTCGTCTTTTGAGTTAGAATTATGCTAGATTAGTTCTTAAAATATGTTTCTGTCCTGATCAAGTTAGCTTCAGTGCAATGACTTGCATAAGTATTAAAAGTTCAATTTGGAGAGCAGATAATGAACAAAACTTTGAGCTTATTCAGTCTAAGTCTAGTCCTAGCAAGTTTGAATTGGGGATGTGGGGAAGCATCCTCTTCTCAACAGGAAAGCTTAAGCAATTCTAATCCAAATGTTAAAGTGATTCCCTTGGATTTTTCCATGAAACCTGATGATCAAGGGGGACTGATTACGGTTGATGTTAATAACAATAATCAAAAAGACTTTATTATTACCCAGTCTCGTTCAAATCTTGTGGGTCAGAAACAAGGTTTAATTCATGTTTACGATCATTCCGGTCAAAAACTCTGGGAGAAATCCGCTAACGTACAACTCACCAGACAATCAGAAAGCCAAGGTTTACCAGGGTTACACGCACCGGGAGTTCAAGCTGCTGATGTCAACGGAGATGGCAAAATAGAAGTTTTGTTTCTGACCACAGATAAGCGGTTACAGATTGTTGAGGGTGCAACGGGACAAACCATTCGAGAAATTCAACTCACCTCTCCTGATAAAACTGATCGGTGGGAACATTTAGTGATTGCGAATTTTCGCGGAAAAGGCGATCGAGATCTGCTTCTACAAGCCACCGAAAATGATAAGTATCGGATGGGTCGTTATATTGCGGCTTATTCTATTGACGATTTACTCAAAACCGATAATCCTCAACCTTTGTGGACAAGAGATGATTTTGTCGCCAATGCACACAATGGCGCACGGGTTGGAGATCTCGATGGAGATGGCTTAGATGAAGTGTTAGGGGGGACGCTAATTTCTCCAAAAGGCGATATCTTGTTTAGTGTTCCTCGTAAAGGTCATCTTGATTCTATTTTTATTGCTGATGTTCGACCTGATATTCCAGGGTTGGAAGTCGTGGCTTTAGAAGAAGGGGGGGAAAAAAAAGAGAACGCCCAGGACTCCAACCGTCTTAAACGCAATCGTGTCTTTCTCTACAACACAAAAGGACTGATTTGGGAAACAGACTATAAAAATTGGGAACCCCAAAATGCTGCGTTGGGAGACTTTGATCCCAGTCGCCCTGGATTGGAAATTTGGTGTCGGAGTCGTTTTGATACGGATCAAAAACCCTTTGTCTTTGATGCTAAAGGTCAACTCATTTCTAACTATGAATTCAGTAAGATTGCGCCTGAAGGTTGGACACAGAAAGGAGTTGAAGTGATTTTTCCGATTGATTGGACGGGAGAAGCTAAACAGTTAGTCGCAGCCAAGGAACGCCATGAACAGGGAGATGTGGCGATTTTCGATCCCCTTAACGGTGAATATCAAATTCAATTTCCTGAAAAAGCCTACCGCCTCTATGTTGCAGATGTTTCGGGTGATTGGCGAGAAGAATTAATCGTTTTGAGTACCCAGGAACTCCGCATTTATTACAACCCTGAACCGAACCCTAATCCTAAGCGTGCGTCCCTGTGGGAGCAAAATCGCTATCGTCGTAGCAAGATGACCTGGAATTATTACAGTCCTTAGATATTCCCTGGTTTTAACAAAAGCGATATACTATGTAACGAATTGTAAAAAATCCTTCCTTTTTGGCATTGATTATGATCTCTGAACCCCTTGTCGTTTCCCCGATTTATATTGTTGTTGTAGCTTCAACGGTCTTTGCCGTGTTGTGGGGAATCATTTTTAAAGATATGTTGGAATATCAGGTTGCAGTTTGGAATAATAGTCCTCAACCGTCAACTTCGATTATTTATAAAACCCCCAATTTAATTATTGCTTATTTGGGGATGACGTTATTTATCTCATTGTCTGTTAGTTCCAGTTTGGCGGTGTTTTTTCCCGTCTATTGGATTGCGGGATTGATGGGGTTAATTGTTGTAATTCCGACGGCTTTATTGATTTGGGTACAATTAGGTTCAATGTTGAATTTATTAGCCACAAAAGGCTATGAATCTATTGATATTGATACCCT from Planktothrix serta PCC 8927 harbors:
- a CDS encoding rhamnogalacturonan lyase family protein, producing MNKTLSLFSLSLVLASLNWGCGEASSSQQESLSNSNPNVKVIPLDFSMKPDDQGGLITVDVNNNNQKDFIITQSRSNLVGQKQGLIHVYDHSGQKLWEKSANVQLTRQSESQGLPGLHAPGVQAADVNGDGKIEVLFLTTDKRLQIVEGATGQTIREIQLTSPDKTDRWEHLVIANFRGKGDRDLLLQATENDKYRMGRYIAAYSIDDLLKTDNPQPLWTRDDFVANAHNGARVGDLDGDGLDEVLGGTLISPKGDILFSVPRKGHLDSIFIADVRPDIPGLEVVALEEGGEKKENAQDSNRLKRNRVFLYNTKGLIWETDYKNWEPQNAALGDFDPSRPGLEIWCRSRFDTDQKPFVFDAKGQLISNYEFSKIAPEGWTQKGVEVIFPIDWTGEAKQLVAAKERHEQGDVAIFDPLNGEYQIQFPEKAYRLYVADVSGDWREELIVLSTQELRIYYNPEPNPNPKRASLWEQNRYRRSKMTWNYYSP